The genomic region AAGCGCAAGGCCGATGCCGAGATTTTTCAGCCACTCGAAAAGATAGGCGCTGCTGCGATAGGCGGCCGGGTCCGCGCCGCGATGGAAGACCTCCTCCATCGCCTCGGCGAGATCGTCGCCGATCACGGACAAGAGCGCGTCGCCGAACTCAGGCGTGGCAAGTGCCGGTTCTCCGTGATAGCCGTCGAGCCGGCCGCGCAGGATCCACGACAGGTCGATCGCGCCGACGCGCGCGCCAAGTGCGATCTCCGTCTTGAGGTCGTCCGAAAGCGGCAGCCGGCGCGAAAGGCCGACGAGGCCGCGCTCAATCGCGGACAGCCAAGCGCGGCGCGGCGCGTAAACGGGCGGCTGCGTCTTGTAGCCCGGGCGAACCAGGTGCGGGGCGATGGCGAGCATCATCGCGGTTTCGAGGCAACCCGCGTGCAGGTCGTTTTGCCAAAGGTCGATGCCGCCGGGGAGCTCGACTCCGCGCGCGGCGAGGATATCGGCGTATTCGCCCCGGTACGCCCGCACGGCCGCCTGCGCGCCCGGGGCGATGGCGAGCGCGCCGCGCCCGCGCAAATGCGCGCACACGTCGTCAATCGCGCCGCTGTGCGGCACGCCGCCGTGTGCGGAGAAAAACACGAAGCGCCGGTAGCCCTGCTTCATGAAACGCCGCGAAAGATAGGTCAACGCGCGGCGCAACTGGCGTGACGTGACCTTCACCGATCCCGTACCGCGAATCGTCGCGCTGCCCAGCGAGATGGTGGGATAGAGAATCACCCGCTCATCGGCGTGCGTTATGGCGTAGCGATGCACCGCGCGGCGCGAGATGGCATCGGTGATGTAGATGTCCGTGCCGGTTGGCAGGTGCGTCCCGTGGTTTTCGCACGGCGCGAGCGGGATGACGACGATGTCCGCGGACACGTCGCGCCCGGCCAGATCCGCAAGGCACAGCTCCTCGAATCGCGCGACGTTGGCGGGCAGCGGCGAGGATTGAGGATGGCGTTCCGCGATCTTTGGCGCCCGTTCGTTTTTCGGGCGCGGGTCCGCCGCGTCGATATCGCCGACATCACGCACTGGCAATCCGTTTCGAATTTCCGCCGCGCGGGCGGTCATGAGGGATCTTTGCAGCAGCGGAAACCGAGCCAGCTTCGTTTTGCCGATCCCGCGGCGGATTGCCTCGCGCCGCAACGCGCCGCGTGGCCGGGGTTGTAGCCGTCACCGCCCTTGATGACGTACGCCGTCTTGTCGTCATCAAACGGCGTGGCGGTCCATTCGCGCAGGTTGCCCGACAGGTCGAACACGTTCTGGACGGTCTTGCATCCGTGCCAGCTTCCGGAATACGCGACGCCGCGGTCACGGCCTTCCGAGGTCTGCGTCGCGCAGGCGTCCTCGATGTAGACGTTCCCGTAGGGGAATTTGCGGTCGCGCGTGCCGCTTGCGCACGCCGCCTCCCACTCGGTTTCGGTGCAAAGGCGCTTGCCCGCATCCTTGCACGCGTTTTGCGCCATCGCGAAATCGAAGCCGCCCTCGGGCAACGCGCCTTCCTTGTTCGGATATTCGAAAAAGTCGACGCAAAACGATTTGAAAGCCGCCTCGCTTGGTGCGGGATCGTTCGGCTGCGCCATCGGATCGTTCGGCCGGATGCCCATCGAGAAAGTTCCGCCCGAAATGAACGCCATGTCGGCGGGGCATTCTCCGGTCGCGGCGACGGCGGGCGCCGCGGCGCTCTTGCCGGCGTCCTCGACCCTGGCGTCGAGATTGCCGACGCGCGGATGATCCGGCGCGACGAGACGCGCGTCGTTCACGAGGTTGCGCGCGGCGAGCCAATCTTTCCTGGCGATCGCCTTGTCGATCTGCCCTTCGTAGTCGTCGAGGATCTGTCCGCGCGCGGCGGCGAGGAACGGATGCTTCGGCTCGATCTCCTCGATCTTCTTCAGCTTGTCGAGCACGTTGTCCGGCCGCGCGGGACGGACGTATTGCTTCGATATGAGAAACGACTGCGCCTCGAGCACGA from bacterium harbors:
- a CDS encoding SUMF1/EgtB/PvdO family nonheme iron enzyme — its product is MTPTPEAPAGPDPRQAMIQALVLEAQSFLISKQYVRPARPDNVLDKLKKIEEIEPKHPFLAAARGQILDDYEGQIDKAIARKDWLAARNLVNDARLVAPDHPRVGNLDARVEDAGKSAAAPAVAATGECPADMAFISGGTFSMGIRPNDPMAQPNDPAPSEAAFKSFCVDFFEYPNKEGALPEGGFDFAMAQNACKDAGKRLCTETEWEAACASGTRDRKFPYGNVYIEDACATQTSEGRDRGVAYSGSWHGCKTVQNVFDLSGNLREWTATPFDDDKTAYVIKGGDGYNPGHAARCGARQSAAGSAKRSWLGFRCCKDPS
- a CDS encoding creatininase family protein, with translation MRDVGDIDAADPRPKNERAPKIAERHPQSSPLPANVARFEELCLADLAGRDVSADIVVIPLAPCENHGTHLPTGTDIYITDAISRRAVHRYAITHADERVILYPTISLGSATIRGTGSVKVTSRQLRRALTYLSRRFMKQGYRRFVFFSAHGGVPHSGAIDDVCAHLRGRGALAIAPGAQAAVRAYRGEYADILAARGVELPGGIDLWQNDLHAGCLETAMMLAIAPHLVRPGYKTQPPVYAPRRAWLSAIERGLVGLSRRLPLSDDLKTEIALGARVGAIDLSWILRGRLDGYHGEPALATPEFGDALLSVIGDDLAEAMEEVFHRGADPAAYRSSAYLFEWLKNLGIGLALVVVALLAVSLW